The following proteins come from a genomic window of Alicyclobacillus dauci:
- a CDS encoding quinone oxidoreductase family protein encodes MKAIVSKAEQGRSGVHYTDIPTPTPGAGQVRIQLQTAGLNRRDLRVISQTKIGDAPMIIGSDGAGIVETLGEGVRDFEVGDEVIIHPTLKWITNTPAPPADYEILGSPTHGTFAEFIVIEANHVARKPKYLTWEEAGVLPLAALTAYRALFTRGQVQSDQTVLIPGVGGGVATYLVQFTKAVGARVVVTSRSAEKRQFATKLGADLAIDSTQDWQEQLGGDKVDLVIDSVGAATFDKCLASLKPGGTLVTFGATAGDEIPFDLRSFFYGQFDLRGSTMGSREEFDAMLRFIAEHEIRPVLDRSYPLSEAKVALERLQETENFGKIGLQIH; translated from the coding sequence GTGAAGGCGATAGTGAGCAAGGCAGAACAGGGACGAAGCGGCGTCCATTACACAGATATACCAACGCCGACACCTGGTGCTGGCCAAGTGCGAATTCAGTTGCAAACCGCCGGGCTAAATCGTCGCGATTTGCGCGTGATTTCCCAAACAAAAATCGGAGACGCCCCCATGATCATCGGTTCGGATGGAGCCGGGATCGTTGAAACATTGGGTGAAGGCGTGCGCGACTTCGAAGTTGGTGACGAGGTCATCATTCACCCCACCTTAAAGTGGATTACCAATACACCCGCTCCACCGGCCGACTACGAAATTCTCGGTTCTCCGACACATGGAACATTTGCTGAGTTTATTGTGATAGAAGCGAATCACGTGGCACGAAAACCCAAGTACCTCACATGGGAAGAAGCTGGCGTCTTGCCGCTTGCTGCCCTTACAGCATACCGGGCTCTGTTCACCAGAGGGCAGGTTCAATCCGACCAGACAGTGTTGATTCCGGGCGTAGGAGGCGGTGTTGCCACATACCTGGTACAATTCACGAAAGCGGTCGGGGCGCGGGTGGTGGTCACCTCGCGCAGTGCGGAAAAGCGGCAGTTCGCAACGAAGCTAGGTGCGGATCTCGCTATCGATTCAACGCAAGACTGGCAAGAGCAGCTTGGTGGCGACAAGGTCGACTTGGTTATTGACAGTGTTGGTGCCGCAACGTTTGACAAGTGCCTCGCATCTCTGAAACCGGGCGGAACCCTGGTTACGTTCGGTGCAACAGCCGGAGATGAGATTCCGTTCGATCTCCGCTCCTTCTTTTACGGACAATTCGATTTAAGAGGTTCGACCATGGGAAGTCGTGAAGAGTTTGACGCGATGTTGCGGTTTATCGCAGAGCATGAGATTCGTCCAGTATTGGATCGATCGTATCCGCTATCAGAGGCGAAAGTCGCTTTGGAGAGACTTCAGGAAACAGAGAATTTCGGAAAAATTGGGTTGCAGATCCACTAA